One genomic region from Dehalobacter restrictus DSM 9455 encodes:
- a CDS encoding sensor histidine kinase, with protein MNVINGGGVGMRSKELKKKLPLFQWTWRTYVCEALIPLIIMGLVFIAMFILAHFWLHKEVSGMPIAGQGEKLYAALNGLSDQLYRIGRFIIVGLLIFYGIFIIMFYRKAHRINKAISDPLARIKQMVLDIGTGQHLQEQPDFFIEELQDTAVSVVQLGKRLHHLDANLTVYQSEIRKKEENLQALVKSIDDAIFEVDESGIVRNAWTNDQSILIRPAAEIIGSSFYSVMDEETAKINMTLINRAIQGKEPEVFEYFLNTSKGVRWYQARIALIDNDRHSVSISVRNITDRKALENSLISAKMEAERASLAKSEFLSSMSHEFKTPLNAIMGFAQLLEIDTEASLNEFQKQSVKEIYKAGNHLLDLINKVLDLAKIETGKFDVVIKPVEIKPVLEASINLVKPLADLKGIAITAAYSGCENYCVAADQIRLKQVLLNIFSNAIKYSFDNGMVESSCQEFDGWLRLSIIDSGLGIPLEEQGKIFDPFFRASNINHLIEGTGIGLPVARELIELMGGNLGFDSQEGKGSHFWFELPLVHAGSAERMTKWITY; from the coding sequence TTGAATGTAATAAACGGCGGCGGTGTTGGAATGAGGTCAAAAGAGTTAAAGAAAAAGCTACCGCTTTTCCAGTGGACTTGGCGCACCTATGTTTGCGAAGCACTCATTCCATTGATTATCATGGGATTGGTGTTTATTGCTATGTTCATTCTCGCGCACTTCTGGCTGCATAAAGAAGTATCAGGTATGCCGATTGCTGGTCAGGGAGAAAAGCTCTATGCCGCGCTGAACGGTTTAAGCGATCAATTGTACCGTATTGGCCGTTTTATCATTGTAGGTCTTCTTATTTTCTATGGTATATTTATCATCATGTTTTACCGGAAAGCTCATCGAATAAACAAGGCGATCTCGGACCCTCTGGCCAGGATTAAGCAGATGGTCCTTGATATCGGTACAGGACAGCACCTCCAGGAACAACCGGATTTCTTCATTGAAGAGTTGCAGGATACGGCAGTCTCAGTCGTACAATTAGGTAAACGGCTGCATCATCTCGATGCCAATCTGACAGTTTACCAGTCTGAAATCAGGAAAAAGGAAGAAAATCTGCAGGCCCTGGTAAAATCCATTGATGATGCTATTTTTGAAGTAGATGAATCCGGGATCGTTCGGAATGCTTGGACAAATGATCAGAGTATTTTAATTAGACCGGCTGCTGAAATCATTGGTTCCTCCTTTTATTCCGTTATGGATGAGGAGACCGCAAAGATCAACATGACCTTGATCAATCGTGCTATTCAAGGCAAGGAACCGGAGGTATTTGAATATTTCCTGAACACTTCAAAAGGCGTCCGTTGGTATCAGGCACGGATAGCCCTTATTGACAATGATAGGCATAGTGTTTCCATCTCCGTAAGGAATATTACCGATAGGAAGGCGCTGGAGAATTCGCTTATTTCAGCCAAGATGGAGGCTGAACGGGCCAGCCTGGCCAAATCGGAATTCCTCTCGAGTATGAGCCACGAATTTAAAACACCCCTGAATGCGATTATGGGCTTTGCCCAACTCCTGGAGATCGATACGGAGGCTTCTTTAAACGAATTTCAGAAGCAGAGTGTCAAAGAAATCTATAAAGCAGGGAACCACTTGCTTGACCTGATTAATAAAGTCCTTGATCTCGCGAAGATTGAAACAGGCAAATTTGATGTCGTGATTAAACCGGTAGAAATAAAACCTGTCCTAGAAGCTTCGATCAATTTAGTCAAGCCTCTGGCTGATCTGAAAGGAATTGCGATCACGGCAGCGTATTCCGGGTGTGAGAATTATTGTGTGGCGGCAGACCAGATCCGTTTGAAACAAGTGCTGCTGAATATTTTTTCGAATGCGATTAAATATAGTTTTGATAATGGAATGGTTGAATCCAGCTGTCAGGAGTTTGATGGGTGGCTGCGGTTAAGCATCATCGATAGTGGTTTAGGCATTCCGTTGGAAGAACAGGGTAAGATATTTGATCCTTTTTTCAGGGCATCGAATATCAACCATTTAATCGAAGGTACCGGGATTGGGTTGCCGGTTGCCAGAGAATTAATTGAACTGATGGGCGGAAATCTTGGATTTGACAGTCAAGAGGGAAAGGGAAGCCATTTCTGGTTTGAACTTCCTTTGGTTCATGCCGGCTCGGCAGAAAGGATGACAAAATGGATAACATATTAG
- a CDS encoding HD domain-containing phosphohydrolase, whose amino-acid sequence MKINTDSISRARILIVDDNSVNILLLEKLLKMSGYSNIMSTTDSRETLSLYREHNPDLILMDLRMPYLDGFEVMEQLNAVKEDDFLPIIAITAYNDQEHRLKALTLGAKDFIGKPFDYAEVLMRIKNILEIRLLNNEIKENNRRLVNKVQERTKELEDLQVELIHRLARAAEFRDSETGNHILRMSKYTYELGKAFGLPEKDCELMFHASTLHDIGKIGIPDEVLLTPGKLTPDDWEKMKTHTVKGAQILAGSSAEMIKLAEQIALYHHEKWDGNGYPNGLQGEEIPLVGRITAICDVFDALISERPYKKAWEIDEASAEIEKGRGTHFDPSLVDHFLKIMPVIREITEIYK is encoded by the coding sequence ATGAAGATAAATACTGATAGTATTTCAAGGGCCAGAATACTGATCGTCGACGATAATTCTGTAAATATTTTGTTACTTGAAAAACTGTTAAAAATGTCGGGATACAGCAATATCATGTCCACCACTGATTCCAGGGAAACCCTGTCCTTATATCGAGAGCATAATCCCGATCTGATTTTAATGGATTTAAGGATGCCTTACCTTGATGGATTTGAGGTAATGGAGCAGTTGAATGCAGTCAAAGAGGATGACTTTCTTCCGATCATTGCCATTACAGCCTACAACGATCAGGAGCACAGACTGAAAGCCTTGACGCTCGGCGCCAAAGATTTTATTGGGAAGCCGTTCGATTATGCTGAAGTTCTGATGCGAATCAAAAATATACTGGAAATACGTTTACTGAACAACGAAATCAAAGAGAACAACCGCAGACTGGTCAATAAAGTCCAGGAGAGAACAAAAGAACTGGAAGATTTGCAGGTTGAACTGATCCACAGGCTGGCGAGAGCCGCAGAATTTCGGGACAGCGAGACAGGAAATCACATTCTGCGAATGAGCAAATACACGTATGAACTTGGTAAAGCCTTCGGATTGCCGGAAAAAGACTGTGAACTAATGTTTCATGCCAGTACGCTGCATGACATTGGGAAAATTGGCATTCCCGACGAAGTACTGCTGACACCAGGAAAACTCACTCCTGATGATTGGGAAAAAATGAAAACCCATACCGTTAAAGGGGCTCAGATCCTGGCCGGCAGTTCAGCGGAAATGATTAAGCTTGCTGAGCAGATTGCGCTGTATCATCATGAAAAATGGGATGGAAACGGTTATCCGAACGGGCTTCAAGGAGAGGAAATCCCGTTGGTGGGACGAATCACCGCCATTTGTGATGTGTTTGATGCTTTGATTTCGGAGCGTCCTTACAAGAAGGCGTGGGAAATCGACGAAGCCTCAGCTGAGATAGAAAAAGGTAGAGGCACACACTTCGATCCTTCTCTTGTCGATCATTTTCTGAAAATTATGCCGGTAATCAGGGAAATTACGGAAATCTATAAATAA
- a CDS encoding zinc-ribbon domain containing protein, translating into MYNDKTLSCKDCGREFTFSASEQEFYAEKGFTNEPGRCPECRSARKAQSRNGGYSRPQREMFPAVCSACGKETTVPFQPTGDKPVYCRDCYQPRSRNNW; encoded by the coding sequence ATGTATAATGACAAAACACTAAGTTGTAAAGACTGTGGCCGTGAATTCACTTTTTCTGCATCCGAGCAGGAATTCTACGCTGAAAAAGGATTCACGAACGAACCAGGCCGCTGCCCCGAATGCCGTTCAGCAAGAAAAGCACAGAGCAGAAATGGTGGCTATTCGCGCCCTCAACGTGAAATGTTCCCTGCTGTTTGTTCTGCTTGTGGCAAAGAAACCACAGTACCTTTCCAACCTACTGGTGACAAACCTGTTTATTGCCGGGATTGCTACCAACCCCGCTCCAGAAACAACTGGTAA
- a CDS encoding hotdog fold thioesterase produces MDNILEEMGKDIFAKYVGIEILKAEAGTAEARLKIDERHLNALGIAQGGAIFTLADSALAAASNSREGTAIAVNVSITYCQAAGLGILTARAKEVSLNRKIATYLVEVTDEKDNLIAMFQGTVYRKQ; encoded by the coding sequence ATGGATAACATATTAGAGGAAATGGGTAAGGATATTTTTGCAAAATATGTTGGGATAGAAATACTCAAAGCCGAAGCCGGAACAGCTGAGGCCAGGTTAAAGATAGACGAGCGCCATTTAAATGCGCTTGGGATCGCTCAGGGCGGAGCCATTTTCACGCTGGCGGATTCGGCACTCGCTGCAGCGTCGAATTCCCGGGAGGGTACGGCAATTGCCGTAAATGTCAGTATTACCTATTGTCAAGCTGCCGGTCTGGGAATACTCACCGCCAGGGCCAAAGAAGTATCCCTAAACCGGAAAATAGCGACCTATCTGGTTGAAGTCACGGATGAGAAAGACAATCTCATCGCCATGTTTCAGGGAACGGTTTACAGAAAACAATAA
- a CDS encoding DUF1294 domain-containing protein, with translation MEYNWLIWGYIVLVNIYGFSVMGWDKYKAKRGGRRVPERRFFLTGLIFGAPGIYLAMRFFRHKTKHKAFIYGIPVLIILNISVLVYFLQKF, from the coding sequence ATGGAATATAACTGGCTTATATGGGGATACATTGTCCTTGTAAATATTTATGGTTTTTCCGTTATGGGGTGGGACAAATATAAGGCCAAACGGGGAGGCCGGCGGGTCCCTGAACGCCGTTTCTTTCTTACAGGACTGATATTTGGTGCTCCGGGGATCTATCTGGCCATGCGTTTCTTTCGGCACAAAACCAAGCATAAGGCCTTTATATACGGTATCCCTGTTCTGATCATATTGAATATATCTGTTCTTGTTTATTTTCTGCAAAAATTTTAA